The genomic interval GAACATCTGAAATCTTCGTTCCTTTTTCGAGAACAATTGCCAATTTATCTAATTCATTGACGATCCGAGACAAATCATTTCCTAAAAACTCGCCCAATAAAGCGGCAGCTTTCGAAGTAACTTCATAGCCTTCCGTGCGAACATACGTCGAAATCCATTCAGTCAGATTATACTCTTTTACTTTTTCAGACTTAAAATTCACACCATACTTTACAAGTTCTTTGGTGAATTTCCGCTTTCCATCAAGAGCTTTGTATTTATGACAGATAACAAGAATATTACTTTCCACCAAATTCGGAAGCAATTTCTCCAATTCGTAAATATCTTTTAAGTCTTGAGCTTCTCGAACCACAACTACTTTACGTGTGCCCATAAACGGAAAACTACGTGCCTCACTCATGAGCGTCAACGCATCAATATCTCTTCCGTAATAAATTGCCAAGTTGAAATCCTTTTCAGATTCATCCACAGCATGCTCAATCAACGCATCTGAAAGCACATCTATGAAGTAAGGTTCCTCACCATGCAACACATACAAAGGCTTAAAATCGCCATTTTTAATGTCCTTTAGAAGAGCTTTGTAATCCATCTTTCAAAATTACGAAATATCAATTACGAATGTCGAATTACGAATGCCGAATTATGCGTTTTACACTTTCGAGCATTAAAAAATCAAAATTGATTGTCATTTTAATAGATAACACCAATTAATTCGTAATTAGGCATTCGTAATTCGTAATTTTGCATGATGTCGTTTCCTTCGTTGAATTTGCCTCCAGCACAATTAAAGCTTTCCAAAGAAAAAGAAGTGTTTTTCGTTTGGTGTATCATTCGCAAAAAGAAATTACTTCTCACACCAGAAGAATGGGTTCGACAACACGTCATTCATTACCTCATCAATCACAAAAAAACACCTATTGAACGAATTAACAGTGAACATTTACTGAAAATAAATGGTCAGAACAGACGTTGTGATGTAGTTATTGTTGACAATTTTGGAAATCCTAAACTAATCATTGAATGTAAAGCTCCTGAAATTTCACTGGATGAAAAGGTGTTTTTACAAACAAGCAATTACATACAAAAAAGCAAAGCTGCTTATTTTTGGATGACGAATGGAATGAACCATGTAATTGTAGAATGTAAAAAACCAGATGTGTTTTTGGAAGAGTTACCTGAATTATAATTCCTGAAATTATTTTACGAAACACGCGTAAGGACGCGAGGCTTCTCGTCCCTACGCGTGTTTCGCTTCGAGTTTGAATTCGCTCGTTGTATGGAATACTAAATCTGGATAATCTTTCTCTGCCATTTGAAGCAAGAAGGAAGTTTCAGCTAAGAAAACCAAATTTCCATCTTTATCTTTCGCTAAATATTGAGATTTCGCACGCATGAAATCGTTCAACTGAGCTTCATTATCAGTTGTAATCCAACATGCTTTGTGATAGTTTTTAGGGACAAATCGACATTTCGCGCCGTATTCATGATCCAAACGGTAAGCAATTACTTCAAACTGAAGTTGGCCAACCGTTCCTATGATTTTTCTGTTTCCCGGTTGTTGAATAAACATTTGTGCAACTCCTTCATCCATCAACTGAGAAATTCCTTTCTCTAATTGCTTGGATTTCATTGGATCTAAATTCTCTAATTCTTGGAAAAGCTCTGGTGAAAAGCTCGGAATTCCTTTAAACATGAAATGTTCTCCTTCACTTAAGGTATCTCCAATTTTAAAATTTCCTGTATCGTACAAACCAATCACATCTCCAGGAAATGCTTCATCAATCACACTTTTATCTTGAGCCATGAAAGACGTTGGATTCGCGAATTTGAATTTTTTATCCAAACGGACGTGATTGTAGAAAGTATTTCGTTCAAACTTCCCAGAAACTATTCTTAAGAATGCAATACGATCGCGGTGTTTTGGATCTAAATTTGCGTGAATTTTAAACACGAAGCCAGAGAATTTTTTATCGGAAGGTTCAACACGTTTCAAATCAGTGTCTCTTCCTCTTGGAGAAGGCGAAATACGCACAAACGTATCTAACAATTCTTTCACGCCAAAGTTATTTACAGCAGATCCGAAAAATACGGGAGCAACATCTCCAGAAAGATATTCTTCTCGATTAAACGCATCGTAAACGCCTTCAATTGTCTCCAATTCTTCTCTCAATTCTGCAGCAGGCTTATCCCCCACTAATTCATCTAACTCAGCTGAGTTAATATCTGAAAGTGAAACGATATCGGTAGAAATTTTTGTTTTATTCGCTGCAAATAAATTGATATTCTTATCGTAAATGTTATAAACACCTTTGAAACGATCTCCCATTCCAATGGGCCAAGCCAAAGGGCGAACGTGAATATCTAGGGAAGACTCCAACTCATCCAACAACTCGAATGGATCTTTTCCTTCACGGTCCATTTTATTGATGAAAATGATCACTGGAGTTTTACGCATCCGACAAACTTCCATCAATCGCTTCGTTTGTTCTTCCACACCATTTGCGCAGTCGATTACCAAAATAACGCTATCAACAGCAGTCAATGTTCGGTAAGTATCTTCTGCGAAATCCTTGTGACCAGGAGTATCGAGAATATTGATTTGTTTTCCAGAATATTGAAAAGCCATCACGGAAGTAGCAACCGAAATTCCACGTTGTTTTTCAATTTCCATGAAATCGGAAGTAGCCGTTTTCTTAATCTTATTGTTCTTAACAGCACCCGCAGATTGAATGGCGCCTCCAAAAAGCAACAACTTCTCAGTCAAAGTTGTCTTACCTGCATCGGGATGCGAAATAATACCAAATGTTCTGCGCTTTTCAATTTCTACGTCGTTGCTCATGGCGCAAAAATAGTTCAAAAAATTTAAACGAGTTCAAATGGTTCAAGGGTTCAAACAATTTCAACTTTTGAACATTTTGAACTTTTGAACATTTGAACCTTATTTCAGCTGGTAAGAAAGAACGATTTCGTGAGTTCCGTTATTGGTAATTGAACCCACATGATTATTCAAATAAAACTCATAGGTGTAACCTACTCTAAATTTACCCAAAATATCATAACCAATCATTGGACCAATTGCGACCATACCACTAAAATCAGGAAACGAAGACGTACATCCAAACCAGAAGTTTTCCTTAAACCTTGCCTCTAGTGCAATAATGGTCCCAATGGTATAATAATTAACATACGTCTGAAGTCTAGGGGTTAACTTCCACTTTTCTCCCAAACCGAAGGCGTAATCTGCAAATAACCAAATCTGAGGCCGCTGTTTAATACTGTAAATTGAATCTCTGAATGAACCACCATTCAACTGTGTCCCACTCAAACCAACATTCCACTTTTCTGAATGCAAAGCAATTCCGAAGTCACATTGGAAAACAGGATTATAGGTTCTATTTATAGCAGCGGGATCTGGAATTTGAGAAAAAACCAACTTTGAAAAGTCAGTTTTTAACGTTTTTATTCCGCCAGATGCTCCAATTGATAAAAACATCTTTTTAATCGGGATGTGGTACGCATAGGACAACATAGCACTGTGTGATTTAGTGTAACCAATCACGTCGTATTCATAACTGGCTCCAATACCACTGTTAATTTTGTCGATTTTCGCGGCATAATTTGTCCATAAAGTTGTTGGTGCTCCATTAATTCTTGTCCATTGATTTCGCCACTGGACGTTTGCATGGTGCTTGTAAATTGCCCCCGTCATTGCAGGATTAGTATGCATGTATTGATTCCAGAAAAATGAGGATCTTGGTTCTTCTTGTGCAATAGAATTAATAGATAGAATCAATCCAGATATTAAGGTGATAAAAAGGCGTCCCGGATTACCAGGATGAATAGTTAAGTTCATTCATTTTCAATTTAGATTGCTAACATAGTAAAAACAGATTAATTATCTTCGTCCAATGAAAGTTTCTATTCATCCGTCTTGGGAAAAAGCACTTCATCATTCATTTGAAGCCCCTTATTTTGAAAATTTAACCCGTTTTGTAAAAGACGAGTATGGTCGATTTTCCAATCAAATTTTTCCAGAAGGAAAATACATTTTCAGGGCTTTCGACAGCTGTCCTTTTGATCAAATCAAAGTGGTAGTTTTGGGACAGGACCCATATCCTACCAGAGGTCACGCACATGGATTATGTTTTAGTTGTGATTCTCATGTGCGTCCATTACCAAAAAGTCTACAGAATATTTTCAAAGAACTGGAAGCCGATTTGGGAATTCCCGCTCCACCAAATGGAGATTTGAATCATTGGGCGAATCAGGGAGTTTTGCTGTTGAATTCACTTTTAACCGTACGTGAAGGTCAACCACTTTCTCATGCAAACCAAGGTTGGGAAAAATTCACGGATGATGTGATCCAGAAAATCAATGACGAGTTGGAAGGTGTGATTTTTGTTTTGTGGGGATCTCCTGCTCAAGCAAAGGCTTCAAGAGTAAATCCGAATAAGCATTTCATTTTGAGAGCACCTCATCCATCTCCCCTATCTGCATATCGCGGATTTTTCGGAAGTAAGCCTTTTTCAACGATTAATGGGATTTTGACTCAGAGAGGGAAGACACCAATTAAATGGGCTTAACTTAAGTTTCTTAATGCTTTTCACCAGGATGAAAGTCATCTTTAAAATTTTCCCACGGAGGAACACGGATTCGTCTGCTGAGGTGGACGAACACGGGCGTTTAAAACACATGCTTCCGTGAACTTCAGTGCTCCTCTGTGGGAGAAAAATAAGTAATACTTTTATTGTAGTTAAGAAATCTATTTGCATTTCAAAACTTTCCCCTCGTTACTTCCCTTATCTTTTGTTATAAAAAAGTACTTTTGCACCAATGAAATTGCAAAATGATTTAATCTTACGCGCTGCAAAAGGCGAAGATATTGAACGTTACCCAGTTTGGTTAATGCGTCAAGCGGGAAGAATATTACCAGAATACCGTGCAGTACGCGAAAGTGTGAGCGGATTTAAGGAGTTGGTTGAAACACCGGCTTTGGCTGCTGAAGTAACGATACAACCTGTAGATATTTTGGGGGTTGACGCCGCAATTATCTTTTCAGATATTTTAGTAGTTCCTGAAGCGATGAATGTTCCCTACCAAATGATCGAAAAACGCGGTCCTTGGTTTGAACATACGATTCGTTCGGAAGAAGAAGCAAAACGATTGGAGTTTGATTTTGATATCGAAGATCGATTGGGATATGTTCTCGAAGCAATTAAACTAACAGTAAAGCAATTAGACGGAAGAGTTCCGGTAATTGGATTTGCAGGAGCACCTTGGACTATTTTATGCTATATGGTAGAAGGACATGGCTCCAAAACATTTAGCGAAGCACGGAAGTTATTGTATACCAATCCAACTTTGGCACATCAATTGTTACAGCACGTTACAGATGTTACAATTGCTTATTTAAAAGCACAAGTTAAAGCTGGAGCAAGTATGATACAAGTTTTTGATTCATGGGCTGGAATATTAGGAACAGAACAGTACGCGACTTTTTCTCTTCCTTATTTGTCTCAAATAGCTTCGGCTATTGAAGATGTTCCTGTTACCTTGTTTTCAAAAGGAGCAATCACTTCTATCCCTGCATTGGCAAAATTAGATTGTAATACAATTGGGCTCGATTGGAACATGGATGTTGCAGCAATGAGAGCTTTGGTGGGCAATTCAAAAACCTTACAAGGCAATTTAGATCCTTGTGCATTATACGGTTCTCATCAAAGTATTGAGTTGGAAACAATAAAAATGTTAAATTCGTTCGGCAATAATCAAAGACATATTGTAAATTTAGGCCACGGTGTTTATCCGGATGTCGACCCAGAAAAGGTAAAAACATTCATTAAAACTGTAAAATCTTATGAAACCAAATAGTATGAAACTAAAACAACTTGTTGCATTCACCGCATTAATTGGCTTGCCACTTTTTGCTTCTGCACAAAAAGAAGATAATCTTGTTGATAATGGCGGATTTGAATCAAGTACTGGGAAACCAAAAAAAATAGGCCAAATTGATTTAGCAACGGGATGGATATCTCCAACTGGTTCTAGAGCTGATTATTTTATGAGCGACTCAAAACTTCCGGATGTTGGAGTTCCTGAAAATGCGTTCGGAAAAGAACAAGCGAAAGAAGGTGAAAACTACGCTGGAATTGTAGCTTTTTCGTATGGTAATAAAATGCCTCGATCTTATATCATGGCAAAATTGAAAACGCCTTTGAAAAAAGATGTCACTTATTGCATTTCTTTCTACGTTTCCATGTCTGAAGCTTCCAAATATGCTTGTAATCAAATTGGAGCTAACATTTCGAAAAAAGCATTTGGAACAGATCAAAAAGTTCATTTAATTGACCAGACACAAATTCAACACCCAGATAACAAAGTATTTAACGCTACTTATAACTGGGAAAAAGTATGTGGTTCTTACAAAGCTGAAGGCGGTGAAAAATTCTTGACTATTGGAAACTTCACTTCTGATCAAGACACGAAATACGAAACAAATAAAAAACCGAAAGATTCAAAAATCACTCAAATCGTTGCGGCGTATTATTACATCGACGAAGTTGTTGTAACAATGTTGGATAAAGATGGTGAATGCAAATGTTATACAGATGACAAAGACAAAAATGAACAATCTACAACAGTTTACATGAAACAAGTTGCTGATAACGATAAAATGTCTACAAAAGATCGTATCGAAAAACAAGAAGTTTATTTTGGATTTGGAAAAACATTCCTTACTCCACAAGCGAAAGCAGCTTTGGATATCGTTGCAAAAGTAATGACTGAAAATCCTACGATGTCAATTACAGTTATTGGGTCGAACAACGAAGAAGAAGATAAATTGGCAGAGAAAAAAGATTTCTATGCTGATATGGATACCAAACGAAATCAAGCAGTAAAAGAATATCTACTTTCCAAAGGAATTAGTGCTACACGCTTGAAATCTGAAAGTAAAGGCAATGAAGAACCAAGTCCAGAAATAAAAGAATCAGACGATGAGGATTTGAAATTAGCTAAGAACAGACGAGTTATCTTTAAGGTTAACTAGTCTTTACTCAATAACGAATACAAAAACCATCAGTCATTGGCTGGTGGTTTTTCTTTTATTATAAAGTTTAAACTATTTCCACCAATGAACTTTCTCTATGCAAAACACTTTTCCTATTTACAGAAAACTAGAAGGCTTCAATCGTTTTTATAAGATTGAAAGTGCTGATTTATTTATTGAAATATCCATCCGGAATGGCATTCCTCATTCGGAAACAATTCAAGCAATTCAATTTCCAGAAAAGCTTCGAATTCAGGATATGATTGCATTCAACTTCAATTACGTGGAAATGAGTGAAGAGGAGATTGCAAATTATTTCAACTAAAAAATCCATCCGTCTCGATTTCTCACGAGAGCGAATGGATTCCAAATTATTTTCTAGTTTCTTTAGTCCAATACAATACGAGAAACTGCTGCTCCCATTTGAATAAAATACACTCCTTTTTTTGCAGTACTTAAATCCAATTCAGTTGTTCCAGCAGAAATAGTTTGCTCCAAAATCACTGACCCTTTCAAATCTAAAACCTTTACCAATCCTGCATTTCCTCCTATAAGCTTAATCAATCCATTGGAAGGGTTTGGACTAATCGTAAATTCGGGAACAGTATTCTTAGCTAAACCGAGTGTAGCTGGATTGGAATGATTCCATTTCCGCAAGAATAACCACACTTCAATCATTTCAGTAATATCATTCACTGGTTTATATAAATAGACATGATCTGCTCCATTGAATCTCCACAACTCCAAAGATGCCGTTGGATTACAATTGTCATAAACAAAACGATCAATCGTAATACCATCATTTGCTACATCTGGAAGTCTTGTAGAATCTGCCGTTGCATCACATCCATGAACACCTCTCCAAAAATTAATTGTTTCAGGAACTAAACTCAATGAAGGCAAAGCTGATCCATCATAAGGAACTGTTCCGTCTGCTGTTCCATGTAAATGAATGACAGGAGTTTTATAGGAAGGAACACATGAATTAATATCTGAAGTTGGCATTGTTCCTGCCATTGCTCCAATTGCAGCAATTCGATTATTCATCAAACAAGCCATGTGGTGCGACATAATCGAACCCATCGAGAAACCAGTTGCATATACACGCGCTGGATTCACATTGTAATCTGCTAATCCTTTGTTGATTAATTCGTGCATAAAACTAATATCATCAGCCGTACTTCCTAAAAGTGTTCCGTTATTCCATCCTGCTGCGCCAAAACCGTTATTCAATGCTTGTGGATAAACCGTTATTACACGAGCTGTATCCGCAATGTTGTTGAACCCTGCACCAACCATATCGGTATTTGTACCTCCCAATCCATGCATAATGATAATCATATCTGGATTTTCTGTTTGAGCATTAAATCCTACTGGAATGTATAATTTGTAAGTTCTGGTAACCCCTCCAATAGAAATGGTCTCATCGGTGAGTTGACTAAATGCAAGAGAAGCGCTAAATAATAACGCAAAACATGTAAAGATTTTATTCATAGTAGATTTTTAACCAAAATTAATTTAATTTTAGTGACGAACAAAAATACAGATAACAGGTGTATAAATTATCCAGTTTGTTGATACTACTTTTACTGCTTATTTCTTGTACGCTTACTGGCGAACAGGAGAATCGACTGAGCAAACAACTTTCTAAATATATCAAGTCATACAACACCCATAACACACTGGAATACGCTGGGTTAACACATCCATCCGCTGTTAAGTACTATACAGCTCTGGGAGATTCTAATTTTATAAATCATTTTGGATTAGATATTGAAAATGAGGGTGCAGAACTTGATAACCTGCTTTATCGTGAAATGAAAACAGACGGAAATTGGATGGAACGGAAATATACCATTGAACGGAAAACGATCGAAGAAAATAACCGCTCTTACGAACTTTATGCTCTATCCTCGGATGGAGGAGACAATTGGTTTTTCCTTACTGAAGACGATTATTTTCTCGATAAAATACCACTAAAAAAACGACTATTCTCCAAGTAATTCATGATTCGACTTTCACTACTTCTGCTATTATTCACTTGCTCCGCTATCCATACGTTGAGTCAAGGGTGGAATCCCGTGGGTTCTCGATCTGCTTCATTGGCAAATACCAGTGTTTGTTTAGATGATGTGTGGGCATATCATCACAATCCGGGAGCTGCAGCTTCTATTAAAACAATTTCGATTGGAACTTATTACGAAACCCGATTTTTGACTAAAGAATTACAAACGCAAGCTTTAGCCCTTGCCATTCCATTGAAAGTTGGAGTAATTTCGGCTGGAGCACAATTTTTCGGTTACCAACAATATCGAAATACCAGAGCAGGATTGGGTTATAGTATGAAATTTACAGACTTCCTACAAGTTGGCGTTCAGGGAAATGTACAAGCACTGAGATTAGGTGGAAATTATGGTTCTACAATTAGCGGAACGATAGAAGCAGGTCTTTTGGCGAAAATTTCGGAAAAATGGAGTGCCGGAGTTTCGGTTATGAATATTGGACGACAACGCATCAATCCAATATCCGATCGTTTTGCAACCGTTTTACGTGCAGGATGTCAGTACAAACCTTCCAAAAAAGTGTCAATTTTTGCAGAAGTTGAAAAACAGGTAATTACTAAAATATCCTTCAAAGGTGCAGTTGAATATCAGCCTATTGACGCTTTATACATTCGATTGGGAGCTCACAGTGGTCCCATGGAATTTGCATTCGGATTAGGATATAAAATAGCTGGATTTTCTATCGATTTGGGATCCAAATACCACCAAACACTCGGTTGGTCTCCCAATTTTGGCTTAAACTACCAATTCAAAGAACATGCAAAAAAATAGACTCCTCCTTCTATTTTTCAGCATCCTTGGTTTCTGGAGTTACTCCCAAGAACGCAGTGAAATCATCCAACAACGGGTTGAATTTATTGCCGAACAATCGGAATCGGAAGAATTGGATTTGACCAATATCTTTGACCAGTTGAATTACTTTTTTGATAATCCGATTAACATCAACAATACCAATCCTGACGAGTTACGTTCATTGGGACTCTTAACCGAAGTTCAAATAACAGATGTACTTTTACACATCGATCGCTTTGGTAAATTCATCAGTATTTATGAGCTTCAATCCTTGAAATATTGGGATTTGAATACCATTTACCTCGTTTTACCTTTTATAAAAGTTGATGATCGTCTGGATAATATCCATATTACATTCAAAGACGCTATCAAAAACGGAAAAATCGAATGGTTCACCCGTTATCAACGAACTCCTGAACGAAAAAAAGGATATACACCTGTTTCCGATTCAATTCTCAATAGCTCGAGCAGCTACTATCATGGAAATCCAGATCGGTATTACACTCGTTTTAGATACACGTATCGAACGAATATCAGCTTAGGGTTTACGGCAGAAAAAGATCCAGGGGAAGAATTTTTTAAAGGCTCTCAAAAAAATGGATTCGATTATTATTCCTTTCATGCTTTTTACAAAGGAGGGAAATACATTCGTGCGGTTGCTGCAGGAGATTACCAAATTCAAATTGGTCAGGGTTTAAATACTTGGAGTGGTTACGCTTTTGGAAAAAGTGCAGATATTTTTTCAACTAAAAAAGCTGCTAATTTATTACGTCCTTACACTTCCGTAGATGAAAATCGATTTTTTCGAGGTGGAGCGACAGTTCTTGGATACAAAAAATGGAATTTACTCACTTTCTACAGCAACAAAAAAATTGACGGATCGGGAATCAGCGATTCGTTAACAGACGATTTAGAATTCGTTACAACTATTGATTTATCTGGCTTACACAGAACGAATACAGAAATCGCGAAGAAAAACAAACTTTCCGAACAAGTAATCGGAAACTATTTAAGCTACAACTCCACCCGTTTCAATGCTGGGATTGCTGTTGTAAATCAACAATACAATCAACCGCTTCAACGCGACACCCTTCCTTACAATTTATTCGCGTTTAGAGGAAAAAATACCACTGCAATTAGCGGAGATTACAATTTTGTTTTACGTAATTTCAACTTTTTCGGGGAAGTTTCCTACAGCACACACTCCAAATCATTTGCCCAACTTCATGGCGTTATGGCTATTTTAGATCCGAGCGTTTCTATTTCTGTTATTTACCGCAATTACTCCAAAGGATATTATTCATTCTACAACAATGGCTTTTCAGAAGGAAGCAATACGCAAAACGAAACAGGTTTATTTTCAGGAATCAAGGTAAAACTTGCCCCGGCATGGTCGGTGAGTTCTTATATTGACTTTTTTAAATTCCCCTGGTTGAAATACCAAGTTGATGCGCCTTCAAAAGGCTATGAATTTTTAGTTCAGCCGACCTATAAGCCAAATAAAGTCTTTGAATTGTATGCGCGTTTCAGACAACAAGTTCGTCAGAAGAATTCAAGAGATTCAGACGGGACAATTACTCCGATAGAGAATGTGGTTCAAAATAATTACCGCTTAAATATGAGTTACAAAGTATTGGAAAGCTTCACATTGAAAAGCAGAGTGGAATATGTAACCATTAATCGAAAAAGCAACAAACCCGAAGATGGTTGGATTTTCACACAAGATTTACTATTCAAACCCAAGAACTTGCCTTTCGATGTAACACTGCGTTATGCCTTATTTGAAACGGATAGTTACGATACGCGTATTTACACTTTTGAAAACAATGCCTTGTACGTATTTTCCATTCCTGCCTATTATTATCAAGGATCAAGAGCTTATGCACTCATCCGTTTTTCCTTCCTGAGACATTGCGACTTATGGGTTCGCTACGGAGTATTTTTATATTCGAACAAAAATATCATCAGTTCTGGTCCAGAAGAAATCAAAGGATCTAGAAAATCGGATATTACGGTGCAGTTGCGGGTGAATTTTTAGAAGGTTGGAAATTGAGTATTCCTTCGCGATTTTATTTAACCAGATAATCTAATTTTAGCGTTCATATTAATCTCCTCAAAATCTTTATGTGTATGTTTAAATTTCAAACTGCGAAGAACAATGAATCCAAAAAAGGCTTCCTGGTATTTTTTAGTACTACTTATTCTAGCTGGTGAATCCGTATTCATTCTTCCCTTTGTTCTTTCGCGTGTTTTTCGTCCAATTGTATTGGAAGCATTTGATTTAGATAACATTGAATTAGGACTCTGTTTCGCTGTCTATGGAATTGTGGCTTTATTGTCATATCTCTTTGGAGGTCCGCTAGCTGATAAATTTCCTCCACGAAAGTTGATTGCAGTAGCATTGTGGATGACCGCTCTAGGAGGCTTTATTTATGCAACATTCCCAGGTTTCAATGCCTTGAAAATCCTTTATGGTTATTGGGGATTTACGACCATTTTCTTATTCTGGGCACCAATGATAAAAGCTACTCGCGTTTGGGGAGGGGCTACCTCACAAGGGAAAGCATTTGGTTTTCTGGATGGTGGTCGCGGTTTGGTTGGGGCTTTATTCGGAACAATGGGAGTTATTGTT from Fluviicola taffensis DSM 16823 carries:
- the holA gene encoding DNA polymerase III subunit delta, translated to MDYKALLKDIKNGDFKPLYVLHGEEPYFIDVLSDALIEHAVDESEKDFNLAIYYGRDIDALTLMSEARSFPFMGTRKVVVVREAQDLKDIYELEKLLPNLVESNILVICHKYKALDGKRKFTKELVKYGVNFKSEKVKEYNLTEWISTYVRTEGYEVTSKAAALLGEFLGNDLSRIVNELDKLAIVLEKGTKISDVHIEENIGISKDYNVFELVNAIAIRDTLKAFQIADYFEKNPKDHSIIVVIPSVFKLFTNMMRVHFAPTKTPEAIASSVGLHPFVAKELIRNSPNYPPKILARNVEILHNYDLKAKGVGNSSTSDGQLLKEMLVQILN
- a CDS encoding PorP/SprF family type IX secretion system membrane protein, which translates into the protein MNLTIHPGNPGRLFITLISGLILSINSIAQEEPRSSFFWNQYMHTNPAMTGAIYKHHANVQWRNQWTRINGAPTTLWTNYAAKIDKINSGIGASYEYDVIGYTKSHSAMLSYAYHIPIKKMFLSIGASGGIKTLKTDFSKLVFSQIPDPAAINRTYNPVFQCDFGIALHSEKWNVGLSGTQLNGGSFRDSIYSIKQRPQIWLFADYAFGLGEKWKLTPRLQTYVNYYTIGTIIALEARFKENFWFGCTSSFPDFSGMVAIGPMIGYDILGKFRVGYTYEFYLNNHVGSITNNGTHEIVLSYQLK
- a CDS encoding OmpA family protein yields the protein MKLKQLVAFTALIGLPLFASAQKEDNLVDNGGFESSTGKPKKIGQIDLATGWISPTGSRADYFMSDSKLPDVGVPENAFGKEQAKEGENYAGIVAFSYGNKMPRSYIMAKLKTPLKKDVTYCISFYVSMSEASKYACNQIGANISKKAFGTDQKVHLIDQTQIQHPDNKVFNATYNWEKVCGSYKAEGGEKFLTIGNFTSDQDTKYETNKKPKDSKITQIVAAYYYIDEVVVTMLDKDGECKCYTDDKDKNEQSTTVYMKQVADNDKMSTKDRIEKQEVYFGFGKTFLTPQAKAALDIVAKVMTENPTMSITVIGSNNEEEDKLAEKKDFYADMDTKRNQAVKEYLLSKGISATRLKSESKGNEEPSPEIKESDDEDLKLAKNRRVIFKVN
- the hemE gene encoding uroporphyrinogen decarboxylase yields the protein MKLQNDLILRAAKGEDIERYPVWLMRQAGRILPEYRAVRESVSGFKELVETPALAAEVTIQPVDILGVDAAIIFSDILVVPEAMNVPYQMIEKRGPWFEHTIRSEEEAKRLEFDFDIEDRLGYVLEAIKLTVKQLDGRVPVIGFAGAPWTILCYMVEGHGSKTFSEARKLLYTNPTLAHQLLQHVTDVTIAYLKAQVKAGASMIQVFDSWAGILGTEQYATFSLPYLSQIASAIEDVPVTLFSKGAITSIPALAKLDCNTIGLDWNMDVAAMRALVGNSKTLQGNLDPCALYGSHQSIELETIKMLNSFGNNQRHIVNLGHGVYPDVDPEKVKTFIKTVKSYETK
- a CDS encoding peptide chain release factor 3, which translates into the protein MSNDVEIEKRRTFGIISHPDAGKTTLTEKLLLFGGAIQSAGAVKNNKIKKTATSDFMEIEKQRGISVATSVMAFQYSGKQINILDTPGHKDFAEDTYRTLTAVDSVILVIDCANGVEEQTKRLMEVCRMRKTPVIIFINKMDREGKDPFELLDELESSLDIHVRPLAWPIGMGDRFKGVYNIYDKNINLFAANKTKISTDIVSLSDINSAELDELVGDKPAAELREELETIEGVYDAFNREEYLSGDVAPVFFGSAVNNFGVKELLDTFVRISPSPRGRDTDLKRVEPSDKKFSGFVFKIHANLDPKHRDRIAFLRIVSGKFERNTFYNHVRLDKKFKFANPTSFMAQDKSVIDEAFPGDVIGLYDTGNFKIGDTLSEGEHFMFKGIPSFSPELFQELENLDPMKSKQLEKGISQLMDEGVAQMFIQQPGNRKIIGTVGQLQFEVIAYRLDHEYGAKCRFVPKNYHKACWITTDNEAQLNDFMRAKSQYLAKDKDGNLVFLAETSFLLQMAEKDYPDLVFHTTSEFKLEAKHA
- a CDS encoding T9SS type A sorting domain-containing protein, whose protein sequence is MNKIFTCFALLFSASLAFSQLTDETISIGGVTRTYKLYIPVGFNAQTENPDMIIIMHGLGGTNTDMVGAGFNNIADTARVITVYPQALNNGFGAAGWNNGTLLGSTADDISFMHELINKGLADYNVNPARVYATGFSMGSIMSHHMACLMNNRIAAIGAMAGTMPTSDINSCVPSYKTPVIHLHGTADGTVPYDGSALPSLSLVPETINFWRGVHGCDATADSTRLPDVANDGITIDRFVYDNCNPTASLELWRFNGADHVYLYKPVNDITEMIEVWLFLRKWNHSNPATLGLAKNTVPEFTISPNPSNGLIKLIGGNAGLVKVLDLKGSVILEQTISAGTTELDLSTAKKGVYFIQMGAAVSRIVLD
- a CDS encoding type I restriction enzyme HsdR N-terminal domain-containing protein; translation: MMSFPSLNLPPAQLKLSKEKEVFFVWCIIRKKKLLLTPEEWVRQHVIHYLINHKKTPIERINSEHLLKINGQNRRCDVVIVDNFGNPKLIIECKAPEISLDEKVFLQTSNYIQKSKAAYFWMTNGMNHVIVECKKPDVFLEELPEL
- a CDS encoding uracil-DNA glycosylase → MKVSIHPSWEKALHHSFEAPYFENLTRFVKDEYGRFSNQIFPEGKYIFRAFDSCPFDQIKVVVLGQDPYPTRGHAHGLCFSCDSHVRPLPKSLQNIFKELEADLGIPAPPNGDLNHWANQGVLLLNSLLTVREGQPLSHANQGWEKFTDDVIQKINDELEGVIFVLWGSPAQAKASRVNPNKHFILRAPHPSPLSAYRGFFGSKPFSTINGILTQRGKTPIKWA